The Manis javanica isolate MJ-LG chromosome 6, MJ_LKY, whole genome shotgun sequence genome contains a region encoding:
- the LOC108385441 gene encoding olfactory receptor 2F1-like, which yields MRRDNLTWGSEFVLLGLSSDGQTQAGLFVLFGATYLLTLLGNGLILLLIGLDARLHLPMYFFLCNLSVADICSISSGVPQMLVHFFLEKKTISFARCAAQLFFSLALGGTEFLLLAAMAYDRYVAVCDPLCYMAMMGPRRCTGLAAVSWLVGLANSAVETAVTMRLPTCGHRVLNHVACETLALIRLACVDITINQVVIVASSVVVLLVPCCLVSLSYAHIVAAILRIRSVGGRRKAFGTCASHLTVVSMSYGMALMTYMQPHSTASAEKNKVMVVFYAVVTPMLNPLIYSLRNKEIKAAVSRVLMKSSESKF from the coding sequence ATGAGGAGGGACAACCTGACCTGGGGGAGTGAGTTTGTCCTTCTGGGGCTCTCCAGTGATGGGCAGACCCAGGCTGGACTCTTTGTTCTGTTTGGGGCTACCTACCTGCTGACCCTGCTGGGCAACGGGCTCATCCTCCTCCTGATTGGGCTGGACGCTCGACTGCACCtgcccatgtacttcttcctctgcaACCTCTCAGTGGCGGACATCTGCTCCATCTCAAGTGGGGTCCCCCAGATGCTGGTGCACTTCTTCCTGGAGAAGAAGACCATCTCCTTCGCCCGATGTGCGGCCCAGCTCTTCTTCTCACTGGCCCTGGGAGGGACCGAGTTCCTGCTGCTGGCcgccatggcctatgaccgctacgtggctgTCTGTGACCCCCTGTGCTACATGGCCATGATGGGCCCGAGGCGCTGCACAGGGCTGGCAGCTGTCTCCTGGCTTGTGGGCCTGGCTAATTCTGCAGTGGAGACAGCAGTCACCATGCGCCTGCCCACCTGTGGGCACCGCGTGCTGAACCATGTGGCCTGTGAGACGCTGGCACTCATCAGGTTGGCCTGTGTGGACATAACCATCAACCAGGTGGTCATAGTGGCCTCTAGTGTGGTGGTGCTGCTGGTGCCCTGCTGTCTGGTCTCACTGTCCTACGCCCACATTGTGGCTGCCATCCTACGGATCCGCTCCGTTGGGGGACGCCGCAAAGCCTTTGGGACCTGTGCCTCCCACCTCACTGTGGTCTCCATGTCTTATGGGATGGCCCTGATGACCTACATGCAGCCTCACTCCACAGCCTCAGCAGAGAAGAACAAGGTGATGGTGGTCTTTTATGCTGTTGTGACCCCCATGCTGAATCCActcatctacagcctgaggaacaaaGAGATAAAGGCTGCTGTGAGCCGAGTTCTGATGAAAAGCTCTGAATCAAAATTTTAG